A genomic stretch from Desulfohalobium retbaense DSM 5692 includes:
- the glpB gene encoding glycerol-3-phosphate dehydrogenase subunit GlpB: MSTNRFDLLILGNGLAGCAAAVFAAREGLATAVVGATDGELLFASGLLDVLGVFPPEEGRQWPNPELGWQRLVRHHPNHPYALSDFQKAVEAVESLTDFLSKAGLPYAGFSRRNCRVVTPAGTVKTTFRVPQTMWPGVQSMERKQPALLVDFRGFKEYSSHHMAGRLCSRWPTVRAARIEFPGTLQRSELYGQHLAHSLEVPAVREALAAAVLPLCEGVEAVGFPAVLGVHDSPAVCRDLSERLGRPVFETPTLPPSVPGLRLKETFSSALESCGVQMIPHHRAQNVSAIEDGYEVVVQGQEGAQTLRARGVVLATGRFVGGGLRAERKRIRETLLDLPVIAPSSRAHWHRSEMLDLRGHPINRSGVAVDAACRPLSEAGRPWGTHVYAVGSLLAYQDWMRTKSGAGMAITTAAHAVKHFAHTG, from the coding sequence ATGAGTACCAACCGTTTCGATCTTCTCATTCTCGGCAACGGTCTGGCCGGCTGCGCCGCAGCTGTTTTTGCCGCCCGTGAGGGCTTGGCCACGGCAGTGGTCGGGGCCACAGATGGTGAACTTCTTTTCGCCAGTGGTCTGCTGGACGTGTTGGGGGTTTTTCCTCCGGAGGAAGGCCGGCAGTGGCCGAATCCTGAATTAGGGTGGCAGCGTCTTGTGCGACACCACCCCAACCATCCGTATGCCCTATCCGATTTTCAGAAGGCGGTGGAAGCTGTCGAGAGCCTGACTGATTTTCTGAGCAAGGCCGGGCTGCCGTATGCCGGATTTTCCCGGCGTAATTGCCGCGTGGTGACTCCGGCGGGGACAGTCAAGACGACGTTTCGCGTCCCACAGACCATGTGGCCGGGTGTGCAGTCCATGGAGCGCAAGCAACCGGCCCTTCTGGTCGATTTTCGCGGATTCAAGGAATACAGTTCGCATCACATGGCCGGGCGGCTTTGCTCCAGGTGGCCGACGGTGCGAGCGGCGCGGATCGAATTCCCTGGCACCTTACAGCGCAGCGAATTGTACGGACAGCATCTGGCCCATTCTCTAGAGGTGCCGGCTGTCCGGGAGGCTCTGGCCGCAGCGGTGCTGCCCCTTTGCGAAGGAGTTGAGGCGGTTGGTTTTCCGGCTGTGTTGGGCGTGCATGACAGTCCAGCGGTGTGCCGGGATCTCAGTGAGCGGCTCGGACGTCCAGTGTTTGAAACCCCGACTCTGCCGCCTTCTGTGCCCGGGTTGCGGCTCAAAGAGACGTTTTCCAGCGCGCTAGAGAGCTGCGGCGTGCAGATGATTCCCCATCACAGGGCGCAGAACGTTTCCGCCATCGAAGACGGGTATGAAGTCGTGGTGCAAGGGCAGGAGGGAGCGCAAACATTGCGGGCACGGGGAGTGGTCCTGGCCACCGGTCGGTTCGTCGGCGGTGGGTTGCGAGCGGAGCGCAAGCGAATCAGGGAAACACTACTGGATCTGCCAGTCATAGCCCCGTCTTCTCGCGCCCACTGGCACCGTTCGGAGATGCTTGATCTCAGAGGGCACCCCATTAACCGCTCCGGAGTGGCGGTCGATGCCGCGTGTCGCCCCTTGTCCGAAGCTGGAAGGCCCTGGGGAACACATGTCTACGCAGTGGGGTCGCTTTTGGCCTATCAGGATTGGATGCGAACAAAATCCGGTGCCGGTATGGCTATTACTACCGCCGCCCATGCGGTCAAACATTTCGCGCACACAGGATAA